The Desulfovibrio sp. G11 region TAAACGGTAGCGGCAAGCATAATAACTGGTCAATGAGTGATTCTGACGGCCAGAACCTGCTCAACCCCGGAACAACGCCGCAAGATAATGCGCAGTTTCTGGTGTTTCTGGCCGCGGTGCTGCGTGCGGTACATAAGCACGGCACAGCTTTGCGGCTCGGAACCATCGGTGCGGGCAATGATCATCGGCTTGGCGCCAACGAGGCTCCTCCGGCCATTCTTTCCGTCTACCTCGGTGAGCAGCTCACCGGGGTGCTGGACGGCATCATCAGCGGACACGGTCCGAAAAGTAAAAAAAGTGGCTTTATGGAGGTGGGAGTTTCAACACTGCCGCCCTTGCCGGTGGATCTTTCCGACCGTAACCGGACTAGCCCTTTCGCATTTACGGGCAACAAGTTTGAATTCCGTTCCGTTGGCGCATCGCAGTCGGTTGCCCCGGTCAACATTGTCCTCAACGCCGCTGTTGCCTGCGCCCTGGATGACATCGCTACCGAGCTTGAAGCGTCCATATCTGCCGGAGCCGATCTCAATGCTGCACTTCAGGAATTGCTGCCGCGCGTGTTTAAAGCGCACATGCCGGTTGTTTTTAACGGAAACGGATATGCCGAATCGTGGAAAGCCGAAGCAGCCAGGCGCGGTTTGCCCAATCACAACAATACGGTAACAGCTCTGGAACATTATAGTGATCCGGACGTCATGAATGTTTTTCTGCGACACGGCATACTCACAGAGCGTGAAATACTTTCGCGCCAGGAAATACTGCTTGAAAACTACTGCAAAACGATCTGCATTGAAGGAAATCTGATGCTGGACATGCTGCGCACTTCAGTCTTGCCCCAATGTCTTGAGGCGCAATCACGCGCAGCCGATGCGGTTATCAAGACGCGCGCTGTATCAGGAGAAAATATGGCTGTAGCCGAAGAAAAATATTTCAATAAATTACACACATGTATTTTCGAGCTGCAGAACAGTATGGACGATCTGGAACATGCCATTGCCAGAACAGTTACAAGCAATGGTGTTCTGGAGGAGGCCAAAGCGGCCAGAGATGGCATTCTTACTGCCATGAACGGGTGTCGTGAACATGCCGATAGCCTTGAAGGGCTTGTTGACGACACCCTGTGGGTGCTGCCCAAATATGCAGAATTGCTGTGGTCGCATTAAAGCTGGTGAACCTCAGTATTGTTCCAAAAAAACATTGTGGAAAGGTAGATCAGCAACAGTTTTTGAAAAGTTGATGGCAGAAGCCTCATCCCGGGGGGGAGCGTGGCTTTCGTGTCGTCAGCCCTTGCGCATGCTGCAGGGGGCCTCCGGACGGCGCCGTTTGCCGCAACAAACGGACCTGGCCGGAGCCACAAGGCGGAGAGTCTGGCGGCTCTTCGCCTTTCATTGCGGCGCGGGGCCACCGCGTTTACTTTTGATTTGAATGGGAATACTTTCCATTGCTGTCCGGCTAAGGGGTAACAAAAAAGTCCAAAATCTCAGCAGTATGTGGTATAAGAAGTTACCACAACAACTTGCCACACAAGGAGATTTTGGACTTGAGCCATCATACTACACTCTTCTCTCAACTGCTATCCCTGATACCGGGACATGTTTTTGAAAAACTCGAACGCAAGCACAAAACTGGCCGCTCTTCACGCCAATTTGGATTCAAGGAGCAATTCACCGTCATGGCCTTTATCCAACTCGCTGCAAGGCGCTCTTTACGCGATGGGCTTCGCGCCTTGGAGGCGGCCAAGAGACGGCTGTATCACCTCGGCTTGAAATCAGTAGCGCGTTCCACGGTTGCCGATGCCAACAATTCAAGGCCTGTGGAATTTTTCAAAGACCTGTTCGCTGAAATGTATGGCCTGTGCCATCTTCGTGCGCCTCGTCACAAATTCCGCTTCAAGTGCAAGCTGTACAGCATGGACGCCACCACCATCAGCCTATGCCTGTCCATCTTTCCCTGGGCGTCGTTCCGGCGGAACAAGGCTGGCGTGAAAGTAAATACCGTGCTTGACCACGATGGCTACATTCCCGCTTTTCTCGATATCAACAATGCCAAAACCCACGAAAGCCGCATGGCCAAAAGTCTTTCATTGCCAAAGGGTTCCATCGTCACCTTCGATAAAGGCTATATCTGCTATTCCTGGTTTCGCATGTTGACCGCGAAGGGCATTTTCTTCGTAACCCGACTGAAGAGCAATGCTGCCTATAAGCTCGTTGATCGCCGCGCCGTAGACCGGAAAACCGGGGTCACGTCCGATCACATCATTGACGTGAGCAGCCGGGGAAAAACCACTCGTCTACGCAGAATCGGCTATCGCGATGCGAAAACCGGCAAACGGTACGAATTTTTGACCAACCATTTCCGCCTGTCCGCCAAGACAATTGCTGATATCTATAAAGAACGCTGGCAAATTGAAATATTCTTCCGCGAAGTCAAACAAAATCTGCATATTAAAAGCTTTGTCGGGCGCTCGGAGAATGCGGTGCACATCCAGATTTATACGGCCCTGACCGTGTATTTACTCCTGGCCTATCAGAAATTCCTGAGCAAGCTTGGGCTGTCGGTGCAACAACTCTTCGAGCTCATTTGCTTGAATCTGTTCGGCAAGGATTCTCTGGAAGAACTTCTGAATCCACGAAGACGAAAAACTATAAACACCTATAGTTATAGCCTGTTAGCTATGGGTGCTTAACCGGACAACATTGAATACTTTCCTTATACATCATATTGTCAAAGATGTTTTTTAGGGGCGTTTGAGTGCCCTTGAAAGAAAAAGGAGTGACTATGGCTGTGGCATTGCGCTTTACGAAGATGCAGGGCATCGGCAATGACTATGTTTATATCAACGGCTTTCAAGAGCGTATTGACAGCCCGGGAGAGCTCGCCAGAAAAATCAGTGATCGGCATTTCGGCATCGGGTCTGACGGGCTTGTGCTTATTTTGCCATCAGCGACGGCCGATGTGCGCATGCGTATGTTCAATGCTGACGGCTCTGAATCGGAAATGTGCGGCAACGCAGTGCGTTGCGTGGGAAAATATGTTTATGATCACGGCATACAGGTCAAAGACGTTATCACGGTAGAAACCCGCGCGGGCGTCAAGATTGTTCGCCTGCTGTTTGAAGCGGGAAAAGTTTGCGGTGCGACTGTCGATATGGGGGAACCTGAACTGCATCCTGCCAGAATTCCTGTACTCACCGAAACCTCCGGAGACGGCAGCCAGCAGCGTTTTGTGGCCCGCCCCGTGGACGTAAACGGTCAACTATACGAAATAACAGCTGTATCGATGGGCAATCCTCACGCCGTCATTTTTATGAAGGGTATTGACGACCTTGATCTTCCCCGTATCGGGCCGCGTTTTGAACATCACCCTTTGTTCCCAAAACGCACCAATACGGAGTTTGCGGAGGTCATCTCTTCCACCAAGGTGCGCATGCGCGTTTGGGAGCGCGGAGCAGGCGAAACGCTTGCCTGCGGAACCGGAGCCTGCGCCGTTGCCGTTGCCTGCGTGCTGAACGGGTACGCCGGGCGTGATGTGGAGGTGGAGCTTAAGGGCGGTTCCTTACATATCCACTGGGATGAAGCCAGTAACCACGTATACATGACCGGCGGCGCGGTGACCGTTTTTTCCGGCGAATACTACATTTGAACCAGAATGAAGAGGATGGCATGGCTACCGTAAACAGCAATTTTCTCAAACTCCAGAGCAATTATCTTTTTGCGGACATCGCCCGTAAGGTTACGGCTTTTAAGAATGCCAACCCCGACAGGCGCGTGATCAGCCTGGGCATAGGCGATGTTACACGTCCCTTGCCGTCTGCTGTCATCCAGGCTTTGCACAAGGCCGTGGATGAAATGGGTGATGCTACGCTTTTTCGCGGATATGGTCCAGAACAGGGGTATGCTTTTTTGCGTGACGTCATTATGCAGTATGACTACAAGGTGCGTGGCGTTACCCTTGCCCCCGACGAAATATTCGTCAGCGATGGCGCGAAACCCGATGTGGGAAATTTTCAGGAGCTTTTCGCTCAGGACAGCATCGTGGCAGTTACCGACCCGGTGTACCCGGTATATGTCGACTCCAATGTTATGGCAGGGCGTTCGGGCGAAATAAAGGACAGTCAGTGGAGCAGAATTGTCTATCTGCCGTGCATAAAAGAAAATGACTTCGTGCCGGACTTTCCTGCCGTCCGGCCGGATATGATCTATCTTTGCTATCCCAATAATCCTACAGGCACGGTGCTTTCACGTGCGGCTTTGCAAGGATGGGTGGAGTACGCCAGACGCGAGGGTTGCGTTATTCTGTATGATTCCGCCTATGAAGCTTTTATCACCGAAGCTGACATTCCTCACAGCATTTACGAAATTGATGGTGCGGAAGAAGTTGCAGTGGAGTTTCGCAGCTTTTCAAAAACCGCCGGATTTACCGGCCTGCGCTGCGCCTATACCGTGGTACCCAAGGCTCTGCGCATCAGTGACGGCAAGAGCGGCTCTGTAAGCCTGAACGCGCTTTGGAATCGTCGTCAATGCACCAAGTACAACGGTTGCCCCTATATTGTGCAGCGTGCCGCCGAAGCCGTGTATAGCGAACGGGGACAAAGTGAAATCATGGGGATCATTGCAGGTTATCAACGCAATGCCACCATGTTGCGCACGGCGGCAAGTGAAATGGGTTTTGCCGTATACGGTGGCGTGAACGCTCCCTATATCTGGTTACGTGTGCCTGACAACACAGATTCCTGGGGATTTTTTGACAGGCTGCTGCAGCAGGCAGGGCTGGTCTGCACTCCGGGCGCAGGTTTTGGCATTTCGGGCGAGGGCTATGTGCGCCTGACGGCATTCGGCTCGCCTGAAGATACGGAAGAAGCCATACATAGGCTGCGCTCCCTGTGCTGATATTATACTGGCCTGATTGTGGAAAATGATTGAAGGTCGCGGGCTGCCTTGCATTCGTCGCACAAGCCTTCGGGGTTTGCGGTCTCAAACAGGGCGGGACAACTGTTATGCTTTGTTGTCCCGCCCTGCCTTTTTGAGCATATTATATAGCCATACATTGCTGTCCGGCTAAGGGGTAACAAAAAAGTCCAAAATCTCAGCAGTATGTGGTATAAGAAGTTACCACAACAACTTGCCACACAAGGAGATTTTGGACTTGAGCCATCATACTACACTCTTCTCTCAACTGCTATCCCTGATACCGGGACATGTTTTTGCATTGCTGTCCGGCTAAGGGTTAAGAAAAAAGTCCAAAATCTCAATGCGATGTGGTATAAAGAGTTTGCGAAAAACTTTGCCACACAAGGAGATTTTGGACATGAGTCACCATAATACACTTTTCTCCCAGATGCTATCTCTGATTCCCAGACATGTTTTTCAAAAGCTCGAACACCGGCACAAAGTAGGGCGGGCCTCACGCAAATTCGGCTTCAAGGAGCAGTTCACCGCCATGGCCTTTATTCAGCTTGCCGCGAGGCGTTCCATGCGTGACGGGCTCCGGTGTCTGGCTGCCGCCGGAAACCGCCTGTACCATTGGGGCCTGAAAAACGTGCCCCGCTCGACTTTCGCCGACGCCAACAATTCAAGGCCCGTGGGCTTTTTCAAGGACTTGTTCGCTGAAATGTACGGACTTTGCCAGCCGCATGCGCCTCGTCACAAATTTCGCTTCAAGTGCAAACTGTACAGCATGGACGCTACCACCATCAGCCTTTGCCTGTCCGTCTTCCCCTGGGCATCGTTCCGGCGGAACAAAGCCGGGGTGAAGGTAAATACCGTGCTTGATCACGATGGCTACATCCCTGCCTTCGTCGATATCAGCAATGCCAAAACCCACGAAAGCCGCATGGCCAAAAGCCTTTCGCTGCCAAAAGGCTCCATTGTGACCTTTGACAAAGGCTATATAGCCTATTCCTGGTTTCAGCTTTTGGCGACAAAGGGCATCTTCTTCGTCACGCGCCTCAAAGATAACGCCGTATTCAAGCTGCTGGAACGCCGTCCTGTCAATCGTAAAACAGGCGTCACCTCTGACCATATTATCGAAGTGAAAAACAGTCGGGGAAAAACCTTGCGCTTACGCCGAATAGGCTACAGGGATGCCAAAACCGGGAAGCGTTACGAGTTCTTGACCAACCACTTTCGCCTGTCAGCGAAAACCATTGCCGACATTTACAAAGAGCGCTGGCAAATCGAAATATTCTTCCGTGAAGTCAAACAAAATCTGCACATCAAAAGCTTTGTCGGGCGCTCTGAGAACGCTGTGCTCATCCAAATTTACACGGCCCTGACAGTGTATTTGCTCATGGCGTACCAAAAAATCCTGAGCAAACTTAAGCTGTCGGTGCAGCAATTATTCGAGCTCATTTGCGTGAATTTGTTCGGCAAAGACTCCCTGGAAGAACTCCTGAAACCGCGAAGATCAAAAACTCAAAACTCTTACAGTCTCAGCCTATTAGCTATGGTTGCTTAGCCGGACAGCATTGATCTGGAATGAAAGACGTACTGAAGTGGTGGTTTCCGCCCCGGTCATGTCCCTGCCGGGGGACAACGCCGCTGCTGTGCTGCGTGTGCAGGGACTGCCCGGCTTTATTGAAAAAGACGGCAAGCGTATTGTCCGGCTCGCCGGAAAAGCCGGTGCGGGAAATGTGGAAGCGCTGTTTGCAGTGGTCGGTCGCGACCGCATCATGAATATTCAGGATGTGACCGTGAAAACCGCGTACGGTCAGAGTCTGGAAAAAGAATTTCATCTGGTTGTGAAAACCAGCCTGCGTGTCCTGCCTTCAGAACTGCTGCGTCACCTTGAGGTGGTCCAGTTACCCGAAAAAATCACCCCGGAGGCTGGGCAGGAAGTCGACTGGACAAAAATGCCCGCCATCAGCACCAACGACATCAAGCGGGGCGAAAAACTGCAACTGCAGCTTCTCCAGCCAGCAGATGAAGCCTCGGATACCATTACGCTGCGCATACCGGCAGGTGCGGGACGCGGGCTGCTGGCATCTATAAAAAGTGGACTTGTGTCCACGGGGGGGCTGTCGCTCACGGAGGCGCGCCGCTTCATACTCACCGCGCCTCCTTTGGGCGCTGAACTGGCGTTTCTGCAACCCGGCAACATACTCACACTCAGCGGCGACAAAAAACTTGATATTTATGCCGTAGGCCTGACCGGCATAGAGTGGCGGGCTGAACGGGTGCGCGATCCTTTTCTGGCTCTTTTGGCAAAAGATTCCGGATTTGAAGAAAATGCATCGGACTTTACTGTCATGAGCGATGCTGTTCAGGGCCATCTGGACATGCGCGGTTTGGGCGGCACGAAGATGCCGGGAGAAGCCTTTTTTGGCGTTCTGGATCTGGCGCCTCTTTTGCGCGGCCAGAATGGTCCGAAACACGGCCTTATGCGTATGACTGTTACGGGGCACAAGGCAGACAGACAAGTGGCCGAAGTTTCGCGCCTGTTGCTTGTTACTGATATGGGGCTGAGTGTAAAAACTGCTTCTGACGGCACCCGTGCGGTATTTGTGCAAAACCTGGGTACCGGCAAACCTGCGGCCAATATCGAAGTACGCCTCTTGGGGGCTAATGGACTGCCTGTATGCAGCGCGTTTACCAACACACAGGGCAGGGCGGATCTGCCGTCCGTCGTGGGGCTTGAGCGTGAAAAACGGCCTGTGGCTGTTGTAGCGCTGGCTGCTGTTCCCGGTGGGCAGGATATGGCCTGGCTTTCTCTTGACGACAACGCCCGTAATGTGGACTACAGCAGCTTTTCCGTGTCCGGACGCCACGCCGCGGGTAATGGCCTGAGTGCTTCTGTCTTCAGCCAGCGCGGCCTGTATCTACCCGGAGAAAAATTGCATTTCGGCTGCATCGTGCGCCGGTTCGACTGGCAGCCACTGCCGCAGGACCTGCCTCTGGAGGCGGTGCTTGTCAGCCCCACCGGTGCCGAAGTCATGCGCCGTCCGTTCACATTGGGGGCTGAAGGCTTGCAGCACTTCACCTGGAAGAGCACCGAAGACGCCGCCGTGGGCCAGTATCGCCTGGACATCCGCCTGGCTTCGGGCAAGCCCGGTTCCGGCGCAAGCGGTCCTGTGCTCGGCGGAACATCCACACGTGTC contains the following coding sequences:
- a CDS encoding glutamine synthetase III family protein yields the protein MSSVRKKALFMAINTAPVVPVHSDGASCRAEDNFGRYVFGLSTMRKRLPKDVYSKLAKTIRDGERLNPDIADVVANAMKDWAIENGATHYTHWFHPMTGLTAEKHDAFLSPTSDGQVISEFSGKMLISGEPDASSFPSGGIRSTFEARGYTAWDPSVPVFIIPAPYGATLHIPTYFYSYSGEALDRKIPLLRSISALSRQAMRILRLFGNESAAYVRAMVGPEQEYFLVDKNLAALRPDLLLTGRTLLGAPSAKGQEMEDHYFGAIPARVMSFMQDVEKELLALGIPAKTRHNEVAPGQFELAPVYEEANIACDHNMLTMNMMRHMAARHGFICLLHEKPFAGVNGSGKHNNWSMSDSDGQNLLNPGTTPQDNAQFLVFLAAVLRAVHKHGTALRLGTIGAGNDHRLGANEAPPAILSVYLGEQLTGVLDGIISGHGPKSKKSGFMEVGVSTLPPLPVDLSDRNRTSPFAFTGNKFEFRSVGASQSVAPVNIVLNAAVACALDDIATELEASISAGADLNAALQELLPRVFKAHMPVVFNGNGYAESWKAEAARRGLPNHNNTVTALEHYSDPDVMNVFLRHGILTEREILSRQEILLENYCKTICIEGNLMLDMLRTSVLPQCLEAQSRAADAVIKTRAVSGENMAVAEEKYFNKLHTCIFELQNSMDDLEHAIARTVTSNGVLEEAKAARDGILTAMNGCREHADSLEGLVDDTLWVLPKYAELLWSH
- the dapF gene encoding diaminopimelate epimerase; this encodes MAVALRFTKMQGIGNDYVYINGFQERIDSPGELARKISDRHFGIGSDGLVLILPSATADVRMRMFNADGSESEMCGNAVRCVGKYVYDHGIQVKDVITVETRAGVKIVRLLFEAGKVCGATVDMGEPELHPARIPVLTETSGDGSQQRFVARPVDVNGQLYEITAVSMGNPHAVIFMKGIDDLDLPRIGPRFEHHPLFPKRTNTEFAEVISSTKVRMRVWERGAGETLACGTGACAVAVACVLNGYAGRDVEVELKGGSLHIHWDEASNHVYMTGGAVTVFSGEYYI
- a CDS encoding IS4 family transposase, giving the protein MPHKEILDLSHHTTLFSQLLSLIPGHVFEKLERKHKTGRSSRQFGFKEQFTVMAFIQLAARRSLRDGLRALEAAKRRLYHLGLKSVARSTVADANNSRPVEFFKDLFAEMYGLCHLRAPRHKFRFKCKLYSMDATTISLCLSIFPWASFRRNKAGVKVNTVLDHDGYIPAFLDINNAKTHESRMAKSLSLPKGSIVTFDKGYICYSWFRMLTAKGIFFVTRLKSNAAYKLVDRRAVDRKTGVTSDHIIDVSSRGKTTRLRRIGYRDAKTGKRYEFLTNHFRLSAKTIADIYKERWQIEIFFREVKQNLHIKSFVGRSENAVHIQIYTALTVYLLLAYQKFLSKLGLSVQQLFELICLNLFGKDSLEELLNPRRRKTINTYSYSLLAMGA
- a CDS encoding IS4 family transposase, with protein sequence MSHHNTLFSQMLSLIPRHVFQKLEHRHKVGRASRKFGFKEQFTAMAFIQLAARRSMRDGLRCLAAAGNRLYHWGLKNVPRSTFADANNSRPVGFFKDLFAEMYGLCQPHAPRHKFRFKCKLYSMDATTISLCLSVFPWASFRRNKAGVKVNTVLDHDGYIPAFVDISNAKTHESRMAKSLSLPKGSIVTFDKGYIAYSWFQLLATKGIFFVTRLKDNAVFKLLERRPVNRKTGVTSDHIIEVKNSRGKTLRLRRIGYRDAKTGKRYEFLTNHFRLSAKTIADIYKERWQIEIFFREVKQNLHIKSFVGRSENAVLIQIYTALTVYLLMAYQKILSKLKLSVQQLFELICVNLFGKDSLEELLKPRRSKTQNSYSLSLLAMVA
- a CDS encoding LL-diaminopimelate aminotransferase, with the translated sequence MATVNSNFLKLQSNYLFADIARKVTAFKNANPDRRVISLGIGDVTRPLPSAVIQALHKAVDEMGDATLFRGYGPEQGYAFLRDVIMQYDYKVRGVTLAPDEIFVSDGAKPDVGNFQELFAQDSIVAVTDPVYPVYVDSNVMAGRSGEIKDSQWSRIVYLPCIKENDFVPDFPAVRPDMIYLCYPNNPTGTVLSRAALQGWVEYARREGCVILYDSAYEAFITEADIPHSIYEIDGAEEVAVEFRSFSKTAGFTGLRCAYTVVPKALRISDGKSGSVSLNALWNRRQCTKYNGCPYIVQRAAEAVYSERGQSEIMGIIAGYQRNATMLRTAASEMGFAVYGGVNAPYIWLRVPDNTDSWGFFDRLLQQAGLVCTPGAGFGISGEGYVRLTAFGSPEDTEEAIHRLRSLC